From one Musa acuminata AAA Group cultivar baxijiao chromosome BXJ2-6, Cavendish_Baxijiao_AAA, whole genome shotgun sequence genomic stretch:
- the LOC135615396 gene encoding methylesterase 17-like, with protein MEEVTEGHHFVLVHGAGHGAWCWFKLRCLLEASGHRVSCPDLASAGIHPADPNSILSIDEYDAPLFSIMSALPEHEKVILVGHSAGGLSVTHALHVFNNKIKVAIFVAATMLPWGYQTEEDIKDGVPDLSRFGDVYELKYNMGPNNPPTSVALRKEFQRKILYQLNPIEDSTLASMLLRPWPATLPSTRFHKVEGLEKARRVYIKTTHDNMVNPQQQDAMIRRWPPDEVLVMETDHSPFFSAPMELFKLVMKASHLRP; from the exons CCTGGTGCTGGTTCAAGCTCCGGTGCCTACTGGAGGCCTCAGGCCATCGCGTCTCGTGCCCGGACCTGGCGAGCGCCGGCATCCACCCGGCCGACCCCAACTCCATCCTCTCCATCGATGAGTACGATGCACCGCTCTTCAGCATCATGTCTGCCTTGCCGGAGCACGAGAAG GTGATACTGGTGGGGCACAGTGCGGGAGGACTGAGCGTAACTCACGCGTTGCATGTCTTCAACAACAAGATCAAGGTGGCCATCTTCGTTGCAGCAACCATGCTTCCATGGGGATACCAAACGGAAGAAGACATCAAAGAT GGAGTTCCTGATCTATCACGATTTGGAGATGTTTATGAGCTCAAATACAACATGGGGCCTAATAATCCACCCACGAGCGTGGCACTGCGAAAGGAATTCCAACGCAAAATACTCTATCAGTTGAACCCAATTGAG GACTCCACGTTGGCTTCCATGCTACTACGACCATGGCCGGCCACTCTACCCAGCACAAGGTTCCACAAAGTGGAGGGGTTGGAGAAAGCAAGACGAGTGTACATAAAGACCACACATGACAACATGGTGAACCCACAGCAGCAAGACGCCATGATCCGGAGGTGGCCACCGGATGAGGTGTTGGTCATGGAGACCGATCACAGCCCCTTCTTCTCGGCTCCCATGGAGCTCTTCAAACTGGTGATGAAGGCATCCCACCTGCGCCCATGA
- the LOC135615397 gene encoding probable inactive receptor kinase At5g58300 has protein sequence MGFQMVLLIPLNILVLCLQALAIGNLTSDMQALLKFAASIPHGRKLNWSSRTSVCSSWVGVTCTPDQTRVRSLRLPGVGLLGQVPTDSLGKLDALEVLSLRSNRLVADLSPDVPSIPSLHSLYLQHNKLSGNIPSSLSSKLTFLDLSYNSFMGEIPLSIQNLTQLTALYLENNSLSGPIPDLQLPKLRHLNLSFNNLSGPIPVSLKKFPEECFLGNPSLCGTPLAQCFAVPPSPISPAPVLPTKPKRSFWKKLGTRIIIAIAAGGSSLLFLLVIVILVCISKKKSREGSGTPKGKGSVGGRAEKPEEYSSSAPEAEKNKLVFFEGCTYNFDLEDLLRASAEVLGKGSYGTTYKAVLEDSVTVVVKRLKEVVLGKREFEQQMEIIGRVGQHQNVMPFRSYYYSKDEKLLVYDYAPSGTFSTLLHGGKGAGRTPLDWDTRVKISLGVARGIAHLHSQGGGKFIHGNIKSSNVLLTQELDACVSEFGLAPLMSSAATPSRVVGYRAPEVIEHRKSTQKSDVYSFGVFLLELLTGKSPFQSPGRDDVVDLPRWVQSVVREEWTAEVFDVELMRYPNIEEDMVQMLQVAMQCVARVAEQRPKMEDVVRMIEDVQRSNSENRPSSEDKSKDDGVQTP, from the exons ATGGGTTTCCAGATGGTGTTGTTGATTCCTTTGAATATACTCGTGCTATGTCTCCAAGCTTTAGCAATTGGTAACTTGACTTCTGATATGCAAGCCCTCCTTAAATTTGCTGCATCTATCCCTCATGGCCGGAAACTTAACTGGAGTTCTCGGACCTCAGTCTGCTCCTCTTGGGTTGGTGTCACATGTACACCAGATCAAACCCGTGTACGAAGCCTCCGTTTGCCAGGGGTTGGGCTTCTTGGCCAAGTCCCTACTGACTCACTTGGTAAGCTTGATGCCCTTGAAGTCTTGAGTCTCCGGTCCAATCGTCTTGTAGCAGATCTCTCTCCTGATGTCCCATCAATTCCTTCTCTGCATTCTTTGTATCTTCAGCACAACAAATTATCTGGAAATAtaccttcctctctctcttccaAACTCACATTCCTGGACCTCTCCTATAACTCTTTCATGGGAGAAATTCCTTTGTCAATTCAAAATCTTACCCAACTTACTGCATTGTATCTCGAGAACAATTCTCTTTCTGGACCCATCCCTGACCTTCAACTTCCCAAGCTAAGACATCTAAATCTGAGCTTCAATAACCTTAGTGGTCCCATACCAGTATCTCTCAAGAAGTTCCCTGAGGAATGTTTCTTGGGGAATCCTTCCCTCTGTGGAACTCCTCTAGCACAATGCTTTGCAGTTCCTCCGTCACCCATATCGCCCGCACCAGTACTACCTACAAAGCCCAAAAGAAGCTTTTGGAAAAAGCTAGGTACAAGGATCATAATAGCAATTGCTGCTGGAGGATCAAGCCTTCTATTTCTGTTGGTGATTGTGATCCTGGTATGCATTTCAAAGAAAAAGAGTAGGGAAGGTAGTGGTACACCGAAAGGAAAGGGCTCTGTTGGTGGAAGGGCTGAGAAACCTGAGGAATACAGCAGTAGTGCTCCAGAGGCAGAGAAGAATAAGTTGGTTTTCTTTGAAGGGTGTACTTACAATTTTGACTTAGAAGATCTGTTAAGAGCTTCTGCTGAAGTTCTTGGGAAAGGAAGTTATGGAACAACATATAAAGCTGTTCTAGAAGATAGTGTAACTGTGGTAGTGAAGAGGTTGAAGGAGGTAGTGTTGGGAAAGAGAGAGTTTGAGCAGCAGATGGAAATAATCGGAAGGGTTGGACAACACCAAAATGTGATGCCATTTCGTTCTTATTACTACTCCAAGGATGAGAAGCTTTTGGTGTATGACTATGCCCCTTCTGGGACCTTCTCTACCCTCTTGCATG GTGGTAAAGGTGCTGGGAGAACTCCCTTGGACTGGGACACCAGGGTAAAGATTTCACTAGGCGTGGCACGTGGAATTGCCCACCTTCATTCTCAAGGTGGTGGAAAATTCATCCATGGCAACATCAAATCCTCCAATGTCCTCCTGACTCAGGAACTCGATGCTTGTGTCTCCGAGTTCGGTCTCGCCCCACTCATGAGCTCTGCAGCAACCCCATCAAGAGTTGTGGGCTACCGTGCACCTGAAGTCATAGAGCACCGAAAATCGACCCAGAAGTCTGATGTCTACAGCTTTGGAGTCTTCCTGCTTGAGCTACTCACTGGGAAATCTCCATTTCAATCTCCAGGCCGTGACGATGTGGTAGATCTGCCTAGATGGGTCCAATCTGTGGTCCGAGAAGAGTGGACTGCTGAAGTTTTTGATGTGGAGCTGATGAGGTATCCCAACATTGAGGAGGACATGGTTCAGATGCTTCAGGTTGCAATGCAATGTGTTGCAAGAGTTGCAGAACAACGGCCTAAAATGGAGGATGTGGTTAGAATGATTGAGGACGTCCAACGCTCTAACTCAGAGAACCGGCCATCCTCAGAGGACAAGTCTAAGGACGATGGTGTCCAAACACCATGA